The following proteins are co-located in the Amphiprion ocellaris isolate individual 3 ecotype Okinawa chromosome 7, ASM2253959v1, whole genome shotgun sequence genome:
- the LOC111565129 gene encoding zona pellucida-like domain-containing protein 1 encodes MKTCRSTLRTMRLVILVCQLGLILRTDAQTPQVCITSDTNRPPVNTDIKVVCGTKYMDLDIYICPVYQALYNESLMVLNGQINNPECYGTPDWNATPPLLKFRFPINATSGKSFCDNSNKITSERGEGVFADFSNVQYVNISGTVVSIDPSAGTITYRRQIMYKFSCKYPMQYLLNNTEVAVSGVSLAIRDNNGSFISTLSMALYRDANYKDLLIVPETGLSLKTKIYVAVHATNLTENFHVLLDRCFATTKPEPFNSTHHDLFVGCTFDGQTRVEMNGKGQKAYFSFEAFRFVEHKNLTISTFYVHCAVRLCKDEDCENLSNCTKSQSQTQALRRKRGIEDVPTNGTITSTVIRVGTGENGDAQTFAASQGTSRGYSSPVVAIIICLAIIAIFIAAMVIFIGVYIRRRKAFSS; translated from the exons ATGAAGACTTGCAG GTCCACATTAAGAACAATGAGGCTGGTCATTCTTGTGTGCCAGCTTGGCCTAATTCTGAGGACTGATGCCCAGACGCCACAAGTCTGCATTACCAGTGACACAAACAGACCTCCAG TAAACACAGACATAAAGGTGGTGTGCGGCACCAAGTACATGGACCTGGATATCTACATTTGTCCGGTGTACCAAGCTCTTTACAATGAGTCCCTGATGGTGCTCAATGGTCAAATCAACAATCCTGAGTGTTACGGGACTCCTGACTGGAATGCTACCCCACCACTTTTGAAATTCCGATTCCCCATAAATGCCACCTCCGGAAAGTCTTTCTGCGATAATAGCAATAAG ATAACCAGTGAGCGTGGCGAAGGAGTGTTTGCTGACTTCTCAAATGTCCAGTACGTCAACATCTCTGGCACCGTTGTCTCTATAGACCCCTCTGCAGGTACCATCACCTATCGGCGGCAAATCATGTACAAGTTTTCCTGTAAATACCCGATGCAGTATCTGCTCAACAACACTGAAGTGGCCGT ATCAGGTGTGAGTCTTGCCATAAGAGACAACAATGGCAGCTTTATCAGCACACTGAGTATGGCGCTCTATAGA GATGCCAACTACAAAGACCTGCTAATTGTCCCAGAAACGGGGCTCagtctgaagaccaagatctaTGTTGCAGTTCATGCAACGAACCTAACAGAAAA CTTCCACGTGCTGCTGGACAGATGCTTTGCAACAACAAAACCAGAGCCCTTCAATAGCACCCATCATGATCTTTTTGTAGG GTGCACCTTTGATGGGCAGACCAGGGTGGAGATGAATGGGAAGGGACAAAAGGCATACTTCTCCTTTGAGGCCTTCAGATTTGTAGAGCACAAAAATCTGACCATTTCCACTTTCTACGTGCACTGTGCCGTCAGACTCTGTAAGGACGAGGACTGTGAAAATCTGTCC AATTGTACCAAGAGCCAGAGCCAGACCCAGGCCctgaggagaaagagagggatcGAGGATGTACCGACCAACGGCACGATCACCTCGACCGTCATACGTGTGGGCACAGGGGAAAATG gaGATGCTCAAACTTTCGCAGCTTCTCAAG GTACGTCACGTGGCTACAGCAGCCCTGTGGTGGCTATAATCATCTGCCTTGCCATTATTGCTATTTTCATCGCTGCCATGGTCATATTCATTGGGGTGTACATCAGACGGAGAAAAGCATTTTCCTCGTAA